In Natronomonas halophila, one DNA window encodes the following:
- the hisD gene encoding histidinol dehydrogenase, protein MNVRAVADLSPGERAALFERDAGVAEVRDSVRDIVDRVSEEGDVALRSYASEFDDVEVGNIDITDEAERAYEEIDDELREAIETAADNIEAFHERQAPEDWRKEFDGRELGRRYRPLERVGVYAPGGTAAYPSSVLMGVIPAKVAGVDHVAVATPPAETINPATLAAIHVADADAVYQVGGAQAIAALAYGTESVSAVQKIVGPGNKWVTAAKAEVRGDVEIDFLAGPSELLVLCDETADPELVAADMVAQAEHDPNASVVCVTADEDTAEAVVEECDRQAAERERTEVIEAALDNDASGVLLTRSMPEAVLFAEEYAAEHLSIVTEDDEGVLDRIDSAGSVFLGGYSPVAAGDYASGPNHVLPTGGLAKVTGGLSVDDFVRSTTVQKLDEDALSDLRETVTTLARAEGLEAHAESVEKRF, encoded by the coding sequence TCGACCGGGTCAGCGAGGAAGGCGACGTCGCGCTTCGCTCCTATGCCAGCGAGTTCGACGACGTCGAGGTGGGCAACATCGACATCACCGACGAGGCGGAACGCGCCTACGAGGAAATCGACGACGAACTCCGCGAGGCTATCGAGACGGCCGCCGACAACATCGAGGCCTTCCACGAGCGACAGGCCCCCGAGGACTGGCGCAAGGAGTTCGACGGCCGGGAGTTGGGCCGCCGATACCGACCGCTGGAACGCGTCGGCGTCTACGCCCCCGGCGGCACCGCGGCCTACCCCTCCAGCGTGCTGATGGGCGTCATTCCCGCCAAGGTTGCGGGCGTCGACCACGTCGCCGTCGCCACCCCGCCGGCCGAGACCATCAACCCCGCGACGCTGGCCGCAATCCACGTCGCCGACGCCGACGCCGTCTATCAGGTCGGCGGCGCTCAGGCCATCGCCGCACTGGCCTACGGCACCGAAAGCGTCTCCGCGGTCCAGAAAATCGTCGGCCCGGGCAACAAGTGGGTCACCGCCGCCAAGGCCGAGGTTCGCGGCGACGTCGAAATCGACTTCCTCGCCGGCCCCTCGGAGTTGCTCGTCCTCTGTGACGAGACGGCCGACCCCGAACTCGTCGCCGCCGATATGGTCGCACAGGCCGAACACGACCCCAACGCCTCCGTGGTCTGTGTCACCGCCGACGAGGACACCGCCGAGGCCGTCGTCGAGGAGTGCGATCGGCAGGCCGCCGAACGCGAACGCACGGAGGTCATCGAGGCCGCCCTCGACAACGACGCCTCCGGGGTCCTTCTCACGCGGTCAATGCCCGAGGCCGTCCTCTTCGCCGAGGAATACGCCGCCGAACACCTCTCTATCGTCACCGAGGACGACGAGGGCGTACTGGACCGCATCGATTCGGCGGGCAGTGTCTTTTTGGGCGGCTACTCCCCCGTCGCCGCTGGCGATTACGCCTCCGGGCCGAACCACGTGCTGCCGACGGGCGGCCTCGCGAAGGTCACCGGCGGCCTCTCGGTCGACGATTTCGTCCGGTCAACGACGGTCCAGAAACTCGACGAGGACGCGCTTTCGGACCTCCGTGAGACCGTGACCACGCTCGCGCGAGCGGAAGGGTTGGAAGCCCACGCCGAAAGCGTCGAGAAGCGGTTCTAA
- a CDS encoding HalOD1 output domain-containing protein produces MDVEQFRYVAEEEESLSMAVVSAVAQAHHEDIIEQDWIINNDINTDALDGLFQDGHLNMTLRFEADTTTVTIDADERGNPVIEIESHR; encoded by the coding sequence ATGGATGTTGAACAGTTTCGCTACGTAGCAGAAGAGGAGGAATCATTAAGCATGGCGGTTGTCAGCGCGGTTGCACAGGCGCATCATGAAGATATTATCGAACAGGATTGGATAATCAACAACGACATCAATACTGATGCGTTGGACGGCCTCTTCCAAGATGGACATTTGAATATGACGCTCCGCTTTGAGGCAGATACGACGACGGTCACGATCGATGCGGACGAGCGGGGTAATCCGGTAATCGAGATCGAATCACACCGCTAA
- a CDS encoding enoyl-CoA hydratase/isomerase family protein: MSYETLAVSRSDAVGHIAFDRPEAHNALNERMGDEMVEAAHDLVSDDEIRAIALTGNGPVFNTGADLTMLSGDGSDEPTIRSLASQLHEFLNQMVHAPKPVVTGVNGVAAGGGLGPAICGDIVLAGESARFEFAYPRIGLSADGGSTYLLPRLVGLRRAQELIFRDEPVDAAEAEEIGLATEVVPDDELDERLTAEAERLSEGPTQAYAATKDLLAESFGNSLEAQLGAEADKIAGLTNTEDFSRGHAAFGGDEDAEFTGE; this comes from the coding sequence ATGTCCTACGAGACACTCGCCGTCAGTCGCAGCGACGCCGTCGGCCACATTGCCTTCGACCGTCCCGAGGCCCACAACGCCCTGAACGAGCGGATGGGCGACGAGATGGTTGAGGCGGCCCACGACCTCGTCAGTGACGACGAGATTCGGGCCATCGCCCTGACCGGCAACGGCCCCGTTTTCAACACCGGCGCCGACCTGACGATGCTCTCCGGCGACGGGAGCGACGAACCGACGATTCGCTCGCTTGCCAGTCAACTCCACGAGTTCCTCAACCAGATGGTTCACGCGCCCAAGCCCGTCGTGACCGGCGTCAACGGTGTCGCCGCGGGCGGCGGTCTCGGCCCCGCTATCTGTGGCGACATCGTCCTCGCCGGCGAGTCGGCCCGCTTCGAGTTCGCCTACCCCCGCATCGGCCTCTCGGCGGACGGTGGGTCGACCTACCTCCTGCCGCGATTGGTCGGGCTCCGGCGTGCACAGGAACTGATTTTCCGCGACGAACCCGTCGACGCCGCCGAAGCAGAGGAAATCGGCCTCGCGACCGAGGTCGTCCCCGACGACGAACTCGACGAGCGCCTGACCGCGGAGGCCGAACGTCTGTCCGAGGGACCAACACAGGCCTATGCCGCGACCAAGGACCTGCTGGCGGAGAGTTTCGGTAACTCGCTGGAGGCCCAACTCGGCGCGGAAGCCGACAAAATCGCCGGCCTGACGAACACCGAGGACTTCTCGCGCGGCCACGCGGCCTTCGGCGGCGACGAGGATGCAGAGTTCACCGGCGAATAA
- a CDS encoding thiolase family protein: protein MSTPVIVDAVRTPFGKRDGSFSDTHPQDLAAEPLAALRERNDFDPETIEDVIYGCVTPVDEQGLNVGRLAPMVAGWGDKIPGVQLNRMCGSGQQAINFAAGQIAAGYHDVLIAGGVEHMTRVPMGSDGQSVTDTYFEYFDELTTQGEGAERIAENYGFTRDELDELAAESQSRWGEAADAGKYDDQVVPVETELDGDSVRVQEDEHPRPSTTAEKLANLPPSFRSQENGFHHAGNSSGIVDGAGGLLIASEEAAEEHGWDPIARIVDTHVVGVDPVTMLTGPIPATKEILDQNDMDIDDIDRFEVNEAFASVVAAWLEETGADWEKTNVWGGAIAHGHPLGATGSALVGKLPYQLEECDGQYGLSAMCIGFGQGIATIIERL, encoded by the coding sequence TCCGCGAGCGCAACGACTTCGACCCCGAAACCATCGAGGACGTCATCTACGGCTGTGTGACGCCGGTCGACGAGCAGGGTCTCAACGTCGGCCGCCTCGCGCCGATGGTCGCCGGTTGGGGCGACAAGATCCCGGGCGTCCAGCTCAACCGGATGTGCGGGTCGGGCCAGCAGGCCATCAACTTCGCCGCGGGCCAGATTGCAGCGGGCTATCACGACGTGCTCATCGCGGGCGGCGTCGAGCACATGACCCGCGTTCCGATGGGCTCGGACGGCCAGAGCGTCACGGACACCTACTTCGAGTATTTCGACGAACTCACAACGCAGGGTGAGGGCGCCGAGCGAATCGCCGAGAACTACGGCTTCACCCGGGACGAACTCGACGAACTCGCCGCCGAATCCCAGTCCCGCTGGGGCGAGGCCGCCGACGCCGGCAAGTACGACGACCAGGTCGTCCCCGTCGAAACGGAACTCGACGGCGATTCGGTCCGCGTGCAGGAAGACGAGCACCCGCGCCCGAGTACGACCGCCGAGAAACTCGCGAACCTGCCGCCGTCGTTCCGCAGCCAGGAGAACGGCTTCCACCACGCCGGCAACTCCTCGGGTATCGTCGACGGCGCCGGCGGCCTGCTCATCGCCAGCGAGGAAGCCGCCGAGGAACACGGCTGGGACCCCATCGCCCGCATCGTCGACACCCACGTCGTCGGCGTCGACCCGGTGACGATGCTGACGGGGCCGATTCCGGCCACGAAGGAAATCCTCGACCAGAACGACATGGACATCGACGACATCGACCGCTTCGAGGTCAACGAGGCCTTCGCGAGCGTCGTCGCCGCGTGGCTCGAAGAGACGGGTGCCGACTGGGAGAAGACGAACGTCTGGGGCGGCGCCATCGCCCACGGCCACCCGCTGGGCGCCACCGGCAGCGCGCTGGTCGGCAAACTGCCCTACCAGCTCGAGGAGTGCGACGGCCAGTACGGCCTCAGCGCGATGTGTATCGGCTTCGGGCAGGGCATCGCGACGATTATCGAACGGCTCTAA